A single genomic interval of Picosynechococcus sp. PCC 7003 harbors:
- a CDS encoding Npun_F5560 family protein — MATTESRQPQPIDVAQLQQELQLRDQLVQQLSQELFRLVKGNDDPAPALEAQHQEELQRLREQFQEVEQQVIFYQERLTQKDQEISQLRQSVKELGDRSRRLEQVVQELPQMYRQKFAERMATVRDKVEKLQRENRQLHADLQSVSYRLAVKNRRHSLSEIELPTFNPKGGSPIPTFSTL, encoded by the coding sequence GTGGCAACAACCGAATCCCGCCAACCCCAACCCATCGATGTCGCCCAACTCCAGCAGGAACTCCAACTGCGGGATCAACTGGTGCAGCAATTGTCCCAGGAGCTATTTCGTCTCGTAAAGGGCAATGATGACCCGGCTCCGGCCCTAGAGGCACAGCACCAAGAAGAACTCCAACGTCTCCGGGAGCAGTTCCAAGAGGTTGAACAACAGGTTATTTTTTACCAAGAGCGCCTGACCCAGAAAGATCAAGAAATTTCCCAATTGCGCCAATCCGTTAAAGAATTAGGCGATCGCAGTCGGCGCTTAGAACAGGTGGTTCAGGAACTACCGCAAATGTATCGGCAAAAATTCGCTGAGAGAATGGCAACAGTTCGCGATAAAGTAGAGAAGCTGCAAAGGGAAAATCGTCAACTCCACGCCGACTTACAAAGTGTGAGTTACCGTCTTGCAGTAAAAAATCGTCGTCATAGCCTGTCTGAGATTGAATTACCCACATTTAACCCCAAAGGTGGCAGCCCCATCCCGACGTTCAGTACCCTCTAA
- a CDS encoding DUF4912 domain-containing protein yields the protein MTTTVGNGFEDNLEDMTLRQLRKLASKLGISRYSRMRKDQLLAEVKKRSNYDNPKASVTPDKTESITPVNSQEEETQVEAAKFEVGQDDPIELDLASVDEDLGDLPGGYGQSRIVLLPRDPQWAYAYWDIPNDHKQYLRNQGGQQIALRLYDVTDINLDYQTPHNVQEYLCDEMAREWYFPVPVSDRDYVVEIGYRCADGRWLSLARSTAIRVPPVYPSDWVEDIFVTVQWDEELKGKTVYTLVPPAKKQAEAAAAAAAAESTSSPIYDEIFGDLQSLEAQRIAGSLFGSMQHVAGSVPPQESISSYVFPSGAGLWAAPNVSGLNMSGLNMSGAGFASMPPARPRKFWLVADAELIVYGATEPDATVTIGGQQIKLNPDGTFRFQMSFQDGNIDYPIVAVAADGEQTRSIHMTFDRATPSRNTNTKEQAMDEWFV from the coding sequence ATGACCACTACAGTAGGCAATGGATTCGAAGACAATCTGGAAGATATGACCCTGAGGCAACTACGGAAACTAGCCAGCAAACTCGGCATCAGTCGCTATAGTCGGATGCGCAAAGATCAACTCCTCGCTGAGGTCAAAAAACGCTCAAACTACGACAATCCCAAAGCCTCAGTCACCCCCGACAAAACTGAATCCATCACCCCAGTCAACAGCCAAGAGGAGGAAACTCAAGTGGAAGCAGCAAAATTTGAAGTTGGTCAAGATGATCCCATCGAGCTCGATCTCGCCAGCGTCGATGAAGACCTCGGTGACCTCCCCGGCGGCTACGGTCAAAGTCGCATCGTCCTCTTACCCCGCGATCCCCAATGGGCCTACGCCTACTGGGATATTCCCAACGACCACAAGCAATATCTGCGCAACCAAGGGGGACAGCAAATTGCCCTCCGTCTCTATGACGTAACAGATATCAACCTCGACTATCAAACTCCCCACAACGTCCAAGAATATTTATGTGACGAAATGGCGCGGGAATGGTATTTCCCCGTACCCGTTAGCGATCGCGATTATGTTGTGGAAATTGGCTACCGTTGCGCCGATGGCCGTTGGTTAAGCTTGGCCCGTTCTACCGCGATTCGTGTTCCTCCCGTTTATCCTAGCGACTGGGTAGAAGACATTTTTGTGACCGTCCAGTGGGATGAAGAGCTAAAAGGCAAAACCGTCTACACTCTGGTTCCCCCAGCCAAAAAACAAGCAGAAGCTGCTGCCGCTGCCGCCGCTGCCGAAAGTACCTCCAGCCCCATTTACGACGAAATCTTTGGCGATCTTCAATCCCTCGAAGCCCAACGCATCGCCGGGTCTCTGTTCGGTTCGATGCAGCATGTGGCTGGCTCAGTACCGCCCCAAGAATCGATCAGTTCCTACGTCTTCCCCTCTGGAGCTGGGCTATGGGCCGCTCCCAACGTTTCTGGTCTCAACATGTCCGGTTTGAATATGTCCGGTGCTGGCTTTGCCTCGATGCCACCAGCCCGTCCCCGGAAATTCTGGCTCGTGGCAGACGCGGAGTTAATCGTTTACGGTGCGACGGAACCTGATGCGACCGTCACCATTGGCGGCCAGCAGATCAAACTGAATCCTGATGGCACTTTCCGCTTCCAGATGTCTTTCCAGGACGGCAATATCGATTATCCGATTGTGGCCGTAGCCGCTGATGGGGAACAAACCCGTTCAATTCACATGACCTTTGATCGGGCGACTCCCTCCCGGAATACCAACACCAAAGAACAAGCGATGGACGAGTGGTTTGTCTAA
- a CDS encoding c-type cytochrome — protein sequence MKKLLAIALTVLATVFAFGTPAFAADAAAGAQVFSANCAACHAGGNNAVMPNKTLKADALKTYLAGYNDGSKSLEEAIIYQAKNGQGAMPAFIGRLSDDDIANVAAYVADQAENNKW from the coding sequence TTGAAAAAATTACTTGCTATTGCTTTAACCGTCCTTGCGACTGTGTTTGCCTTTGGTACCCCTGCATTTGCCGCTGATGCTGCTGCCGGTGCTCAGGTATTCTCCGCGAACTGCGCCGCCTGTCATGCTGGCGGGAACAACGCTGTAATGCCAAATAAAACCCTGAAGGCTGATGCCCTCAAGACCTACCTTGCTGGCTACAATGACGGCAGCAAGTCCCTTGAAGAGGCGATCATCTACCAAGCAAAAAATGGTCAAGGGGCAATGCCTGCTTTTATCGGTCGCTTGAGCGATGACGATATTGCTAATGTTGCTGCTTACGTTGCTGATCAAGCAGAAAACAACAAATGGTAA
- a CDS encoding RNA-guided endonuclease TnpB family protein, which translates to MLNLTYEYRLYPTVNQSSKMEEWLETCKRVYNYALAERRDWIQSRKCPVNACSIQREFIYPMDSEKPTYYSQKRNLTAARKENPFLQNVHSQVLQDVMGRLEKAFNALWNSGFGFPRFKKRFRSFNFPQLGKNPIDSNRIKLPVFGWVKTVMHRPIPDGFEAKQARVVKRASGWYIQLVIQSDVKIPDPVIGGHAIGIDVGLNHFVATSDNELIARPRFFVEAQHRLKVLNRAVARKQKGSKNQQKARQRVARFYERIANRRKDFHRKLAHHLCDQAGMIFAEELNLKGLAKGMLGKHCLDAGWGQFLDTLKWVCFKRGVHFQKVKAAGTSQECPACGVAVRKDLSVRRHECPECGYTTHRDVASGQVIRNRGLIAVGQTVQSCGATPSGEALKQEFLKAT; encoded by the coding sequence ATGCTTAACCTGACTTACGAATACAGGCTCTATCCGACGGTCAATCAATCTTCCAAAATGGAGGAATGGCTGGAAACTTGCAAGCGCGTCTATAACTACGCCTTGGCAGAACGTCGTGACTGGATTCAGTCCCGTAAGTGCCCAGTTAATGCTTGTAGTATTCAGCGGGAATTTATTTACCCAATGGATTCAGAAAAACCGACCTATTACAGTCAGAAGCGAAATTTGACCGCAGCGCGGAAAGAGAATCCTTTTCTGCAAAATGTTCATTCTCAAGTGCTTCAGGACGTAATGGGTCGGCTGGAAAAGGCGTTTAATGCCCTGTGGAATAGTGGGTTTGGATTCCCACGGTTTAAGAAGCGTTTTCGCAGCTTTAACTTTCCGCAGTTGGGGAAAAATCCCATTGACAGCAATCGAATCAAGCTGCCGGTATTTGGCTGGGTTAAGACCGTGATGCACCGTCCGATCCCTGATGGGTTTGAGGCGAAGCAAGCACGGGTCGTTAAACGCGCTTCTGGTTGGTATATCCAGCTAGTTATCCAAAGCGACGTTAAAATCCCAGATCCTGTTATCGGTGGTCACGCCATTGGGATTGATGTGGGGTTAAATCATTTTGTTGCGACATCAGACAACGAGTTAATTGCAAGGCCCAGATTCTTTGTGGAGGCACAACACAGGCTGAAAGTGCTGAACCGTGCCGTTGCCAGAAAGCAGAAAGGGTCAAAGAACCAGCAAAAAGCTCGTCAACGAGTCGCAAGATTCTATGAACGAATTGCGAACCGACGCAAGGATTTTCACCGCAAGCTCGCCCATCATCTCTGTGATCAAGCAGGGATGATATTTGCGGAGGAATTAAACCTAAAAGGACTGGCTAAAGGAATGCTGGGGAAGCATTGTCTGGATGCTGGGTGGGGTCAATTCCTCGATACGCTTAAATGGGTCTGCTTCAAGCGGGGTGTGCATTTCCAAAAGGTTAAAGCCGCTGGCACAAGCCAAGAATGCCCAGCCTGTGGAGTAGCGGTGAGGAAAGATTTGTCTGTGCGTCGGCATGAATGCCCGGAATGTGGCTACACCACTCATCGCGATGTAGCCAGCGGACAAGTGATTCGTAATCGTGGACTAATAGCGGTTGGACAGACCGTTCAATCCTGTGGAGCTACGCCCAGTGGGGAGGCTTTGAAGCAGGAATTTCTTAAGGCGACTTAA
- the aroA gene encoding 3-phosphoshikimate 1-carboxyvinyltransferase, whose amino-acid sequence MIRLETVSPHQQLVITPPASGLSLQGKVRIPGDKSISHRALMLGAIAEGETIIEGLLLGEDPRSTAACFTAMGANISELNETEVRVQGVGLGNLQEPDNVLDAGNSGTTMRLMLGLLASSADRFFAVTGDGSLRSRPMSRVVNPLKEMGAQIWGKKGNTLAPLAIRGQHLKGIHYHSPIASAQVKSCVLLAGLLAEGQTTVTEPALSRDHSERMLRAFGANLTIDPETHSVTIDPYPTLRGQKVVVPGDISSAAFWMVAAAIVPDSDLTIENVGINPTRTGIIEAMQMMGADMTLDNAREVAGEPVADLRVQYSPLKGCTIGGEIIPRLIDEIPILAVAACFAEGTTIIKDAEELRVKESDRLAVMAAELTKMGANIIEHPDGLEIIGGATLNGAEMDSYTDHRIAMSLAIAALNAKDETRIHRAEAASISYPTFVETLTNVCQVE is encoded by the coding sequence ATGATTCGTCTCGAAACGGTTTCTCCCCACCAGCAACTTGTGATTACGCCGCCTGCATCGGGCCTCAGCTTGCAGGGAAAGGTGCGGATTCCGGGGGACAAGTCTATTTCCCACCGGGCGCTGATGTTGGGGGCGATCGCCGAAGGGGAAACGATCATCGAAGGCTTGCTATTGGGGGAAGATCCCCGCAGTACGGCAGCTTGTTTTACGGCGATGGGGGCCAATATTTCAGAATTAAATGAAACGGAAGTCCGGGTGCAGGGGGTGGGTCTCGGTAATTTGCAGGAACCGGATAATGTCCTCGATGCAGGCAACTCCGGCACTACGATGCGCCTCATGTTAGGTCTGTTGGCCTCTTCGGCGGATCGCTTTTTTGCCGTGACGGGGGATGGTTCTTTGCGATCGCGGCCCATGTCCCGTGTCGTTAACCCTCTCAAGGAAATGGGGGCGCAAATTTGGGGCAAAAAAGGGAATACCCTTGCACCGCTAGCGATTCGAGGACAACACCTAAAAGGCATTCATTACCACTCCCCCATTGCGTCAGCCCAGGTGAAATCCTGTGTATTGTTGGCAGGACTCTTGGCGGAGGGTCAAACCACCGTTACCGAACCCGCCCTCTCACGGGATCATAGTGAACGAATGCTCCGGGCCTTTGGGGCAAATCTCACCATCGATCCAGAAACCCACAGCGTCACCATTGACCCTTACCCGACGTTACGGGGCCAAAAAGTTGTGGTACCGGGAGATATTAGTTCGGCAGCTTTTTGGATGGTGGCGGCGGCGATTGTGCCGGATTCTGATTTGACCATTGAAAATGTCGGTATTAACCCGACCCGCACCGGGATTATTGAAGCAATGCAGATGATGGGGGCGGACATGACCCTCGACAATGCGCGGGAAGTGGCTGGGGAACCGGTGGCGGATCTGCGGGTGCAATATTCTCCTCTCAAAGGCTGCACCATCGGCGGCGAGATTATCCCTCGGCTCATTGATGAAATTCCGATCCTGGCGGTGGCGGCCTGTTTCGCAGAAGGCACAACAATCATTAAAGATGCTGAGGAATTGCGCGTTAAAGAAAGCGATCGCCTTGCCGTGATGGCCGCAGAACTAACGAAAATGGGCGCAAATATCATCGAGCATCCCGATGGCCTAGAGATTATTGGGGGGGCCACCTTAAACGGCGCAGAAATGGATAGCTACACTGACCATCGCATTGCCATGAGTTTGGCGATCGCCGCTTTAAATGCCAAGGACGAAACCCGCATCCACCGGGCCGAGGCTGCCTCCATTTCCTATCCGACGTTTGTGGAAACCCTCACCAACGTTTGTCAGGTTGAATAA
- a CDS encoding ABC transporter ATP-binding protein — MQSASPSSDGMPVVKTWDLCKTYRTGFWLNKTSESLKSCSLEVLGGETFGLLGPNGAGKTTLLKILLGIIRPTGGNATLLGKPFGDRPTRQRIGYLPENAYFYDFLTAWEFLDFTAGLFQIPRGKRQKRIKRLLDTVGLAQEVAKKRQLRKYSKGMLQRVGMAQALINDPDLVFLDEPMSGLDPLGRYQVREIILSLKAQGKTIFFNSHILADVELICDRLAILSKGEIICQGTLDELLGAADRYQVVIEGGTEAALRSWVPDLSRKDHHWIGHLEGDPQKFIASLSLMKARLLDLKLARVSLEDFFIRQIRNHDPQAHIEENLKAIA, encoded by the coding sequence ATGCAGTCCGCATCTCCTTCCTCCGATGGTATGCCAGTGGTCAAGACCTGGGACCTTTGCAAGACTTACCGTACCGGCTTTTGGCTCAACAAAACCAGTGAATCCCTCAAGAGTTGTTCTTTAGAAGTCTTGGGTGGGGAAACCTTTGGGCTACTGGGGCCGAATGGGGCAGGAAAAACGACCCTTTTGAAGATTCTGTTGGGGATTATTCGACCAACTGGGGGAAATGCGACGCTGTTGGGAAAACCGTTTGGCGATCGCCCCACCCGCCAGCGTATTGGCTATCTTCCGGAAAATGCTTATTTTTATGACTTTTTAACGGCCTGGGAATTTCTGGATTTTACGGCGGGTTTATTTCAGATTCCGCGCGGCAAACGACAAAAGCGAATTAAACGATTGCTGGATACGGTGGGTCTGGCCCAGGAAGTGGCGAAAAAGCGGCAACTCCGCAAATATTCCAAGGGGATGCTCCAGCGGGTTGGCATGGCCCAGGCATTAATCAATGATCCGGATTTGGTGTTCCTCGATGAGCCGATGTCGGGTCTCGATCCCCTCGGTCGCTACCAGGTGCGAGAAATTATTTTGTCCCTCAAGGCCCAGGGGAAAACGATTTTCTTTAATTCGCATATTCTGGCGGATGTGGAACTGATTTGCGATCGCCTGGCGATTTTGTCGAAGGGGGAAATTATCTGCCAAGGTACTTTAGATGAGCTTTTGGGGGCGGCGGATCGCTATCAAGTGGTCATCGAAGGGGGCACCGAGGCAGCGTTACGGTCTTGGGTGCCGGATTTGAGCCGCAAGGATCACCATTGGATTGGCCATTTGGAGGGAGATCCCCAAAAGTTTATTGCGTCCCTGAGCTTGATGAAGGCGCGATTACTGGATTTAAAATTGGCGCGGGTTTCCTTAGAAGATTTCTTTATTCGCCAAATCCGAAACCATGACCCCCAGGCGCACATCGAGGAAAATCTCAAGGCGATCGCCTAA
- a CDS encoding cytochrome P450 translates to MAIATEFKSIPRLSTGKFQQKLQSLLNPVGYLTRLAALAPDLAYMPAAGYSEPLVLAYHPEAMRQLLSNSSQAFAAPGELNGIIEPLVGQQSLVSLSGDRHRQERKLIMPAFHGARMHNYGALITQIIKEELSQLKPGQAFQMQDITQKITLRTIIEVVFGVQGGDRYAPIMAMTRKILNRFTSPIANSFLFFTSLQKDFGAWSPWGSFIRDRQALDELIYAELQERRAHPDPERTDILSLLMAATDEAGNTMDDQQLRDELMLLLFAGHETTAIAMAWGTYWLQTHPEVMAKVRAEITALGENPDPMDIYRLPYLAAVCNETLRINPVAMFTFARQAVSTTQLLDYSIEAGTVLMGSIYLLHQRPDLYPNPREFRPERFLERQFTPYEFMPFGDGVRRCAGEALAMVELRLGLAAIATQADLTLLDQMPVAAKRKGLVLSPATGVKMRFNGMKI, encoded by the coding sequence ATGGCGATCGCCACTGAATTCAAGTCTATTCCGCGTTTATCTACGGGCAAATTCCAGCAAAAATTACAATCGTTGTTGAATCCTGTGGGGTATTTGACCCGCTTGGCGGCCCTGGCGCCGGATCTCGCCTATATGCCAGCGGCGGGCTATAGCGAACCCCTGGTTTTGGCCTATCACCCTGAGGCGATGCGGCAATTATTAAGTAATAGTAGTCAAGCTTTCGCGGCCCCTGGGGAGTTGAATGGCATTATTGAACCCTTGGTGGGCCAACAGTCTTTGGTGAGTTTGAGTGGCGATCGCCATCGGCAAGAAAGAAAGCTGATCATGCCTGCGTTTCACGGGGCGCGGATGCACAACTATGGGGCGCTCATTACCCAGATTATTAAGGAGGAGTTGTCCCAGTTAAAGCCAGGTCAAGCCTTCCAGATGCAGGATATCACCCAAAAAATTACCCTGCGCACCATTATTGAAGTGGTCTTTGGGGTGCAGGGGGGCGATCGCTACGCACCGATTATGGCGATGACCCGCAAGATTTTGAATCGGTTTACCTCGCCCATCGCCAATAGTTTTCTCTTTTTTACATCGCTGCAAAAGGACTTTGGGGCCTGGAGTCCCTGGGGCAGTTTCATCCGCGATCGCCAAGCCCTAGATGAGTTGATCTACGCCGAATTGCAGGAACGCCGCGCCCATCCCGACCCGGAGCGGACTGACATTTTGTCCCTGCTAATGGCCGCCACCGACGAAGCAGGCAACACCATGGACGATCAACAATTGCGGGATGAGCTGATGTTGCTCTTGTTTGCGGGCCACGAAACCACGGCGATCGCCATGGCCTGGGGGACCTATTGGCTCCAGACCCACCCGGAGGTAATGGCGAAAGTCCGCGCCGAAATTACAGCCTTGGGTGAAAATCCTGACCCGATGGATATTTACCGTTTACCTTATCTGGCGGCGGTTTGTAATGAAACCCTACGCATTAACCCCGTGGCAATGTTTACCTTTGCTCGCCAAGCCGTTAGCACCACCCAGTTGCTCGATTATTCCATCGAGGCTGGCACGGTGTTGATGGGGTCAATTTACCTGCTCCACCAACGCCCGGATCTCTATCCCAACCCTAGAGAATTTCGCCCTGAACGGTTCCTGGAACGGCAGTTTACGCCCTATGAATTTATGCCCTTTGGGGACGGTGTGCGCCGTTGTGCCGGGGAAGCTTTAGCGATGGTGGAGTTGCGCCTAGGTCTGGCGGCGATCGCCACCCAAGCTGATTTAACCCTGTTGGATCAGATGCCCGTCGCGGCCAAACGCAAGGGGTTAGTCCTGTCCCCCGCCACGGGAGTAAAAATGCGCTTTAACGGAATGAAAATCTAG
- a CDS encoding phosphoglucomutase/phosphomannomutase family protein produces the protein MSIASNPPIKFGTDGWRGIIADDFTFANVCKVTRAIASYLETAYGKDRPVLVAYDTRFFADEFAQTAAEVLADLGWTVKVVERDCPTPVIAYNAKFLNSAGALMFTASHNPAPYCGIKYIPDYAGPATPEITDTIVANIASASAEMPTGKNGDKISRFDPKPDYLKFIYTLLDVDKIRSAGLKVKYDALYSTSRGYLDEVLAHCGCETESFNTSRDVLFGGGMPEPKGSQLVGLVDAVKADQADLGLATDGDSDRFGVVDELGNVLTPNTILLLLARHLLKNKGQKGAIVRTVATTHLLDNLAAKYGLEIFETAVGFKYIGEKMRETAVLIGGEESGGLSVLGHIPEKDGILADMLVAEAIAYEGKPLSQLVKEALEDADGPLFNKRLDLHLEEPHKKAVLDFYKATPPETVAGLAVKEVGLKDGVKLYLENGSWVLLRPSGTEPLMRVYMETDSAALEAKIASEMEAAIAKLDPAK, from the coding sequence ATGAGTATTGCAAGCAATCCCCCGATTAAGTTTGGCACTGACGGTTGGCGTGGCATTATCGCCGATGATTTTACCTTCGCTAATGTTTGTAAAGTGACCCGGGCGATCGCCAGCTACCTAGAGACGGCCTATGGGAAGGATCGTCCGGTGCTGGTGGCCTACGACACCCGTTTTTTTGCAGACGAATTTGCCCAGACTGCGGCGGAAGTGCTCGCGGATCTCGGTTGGACGGTGAAGGTGGTAGAACGGGATTGCCCGACCCCGGTGATTGCCTACAATGCGAAGTTTCTCAATTCTGCTGGGGCGTTGATGTTTACGGCCAGCCACAACCCCGCCCCCTACTGTGGGATTAAATATATTCCCGATTATGCAGGGCCAGCAACCCCAGAGATTACCGATACGATTGTGGCGAATATTGCCAGTGCTTCGGCGGAGATGCCCACAGGCAAAAATGGCGACAAGATTTCTCGGTTCGACCCGAAACCTGACTATCTAAAATTCATCTACACTCTTCTGGATGTGGATAAGATTCGCTCAGCGGGCCTGAAGGTCAAGTATGATGCGCTGTATTCCACCTCACGCGGTTATTTAGACGAAGTGTTGGCCCACTGCGGTTGCGAAACGGAGTCGTTTAATACCAGCCGTGATGTGTTGTTTGGCGGTGGGATGCCAGAACCGAAAGGCTCTCAGTTGGTGGGCCTCGTGGATGCGGTAAAAGCCGATCAAGCGGATCTGGGCTTGGCTACCGATGGTGACAGCGATCGCTTTGGGGTTGTGGATGAATTGGGGAATGTTTTAACGCCCAACACAATTCTGCTGTTGCTCGCGCGACACCTGCTGAAAAACAAAGGTCAAAAAGGGGCGATCGTCCGCACGGTAGCCACGACCCACTTACTGGATAATTTGGCTGCGAAATATGGCTTAGAAATTTTTGAAACGGCCGTTGGTTTTAAATACATCGGCGAAAAAATGCGGGAAACCGCTGTCCTTATTGGTGGCGAAGAATCCGGTGGTTTGAGTGTGCTCGGTCATATCCCGGAAAAGGATGGCATTTTGGCCGATATGCTCGTGGCCGAGGCGATCGCCTACGAAGGCAAGCCCCTGTCCCAGTTAGTCAAAGAAGCCCTGGAAGATGCCGATGGGCCGCTCTTTAACAAACGCTTGGATCTCCACCTCGAAGAACCCCACAAAAAGGCTGTTTTGGACTTCTATAAGGCGACCCCCCCGGAAACGGTGGCTGGTTTAGCAGTCAAGGAAGTGGGCTTAAAGGATGGCGTGAAACTGTACCTCGAAAATGGCAGTTGGGTGCTCCTGCGTCCTTCTGGCACGGAACCGCTGATGCGGGTTTACATGGAAACAGATTCTGCGGCCCTTGAAGCGAAAATTGCCTCGGAAATGGAAGCGGCGATCGCCAAACTGGATCCCGCGAAATAA